In one Pseudoliparis swirei isolate HS2019 ecotype Mariana Trench chromosome 23, NWPU_hadal_v1, whole genome shotgun sequence genomic region, the following are encoded:
- the LOC130189127 gene encoding protein phosphatase 1 regulatory subunit 29 produces the protein MQGAATTSTLLFLILPSVLFFSFFPQMINGDCWLIEGDKGYVWLAICSQNQPPYETIPQHINNTVHDLRLNENKLKAVLFSSMYRFTNLTDLNLTKNDIGYVEDGAFAGQANLQVLQLGYNKLTNLTEGMMRGLGRLQCLFLQHNLIEVISSNAFWECPSLSSIDLSSNKLGRIDPSTFTVLSRLMVCELAANPFHCGCDLYSFITWLDSFNNVTHTYDRLQCETPREMFGYPLLIAAGHAGRNAKNILYHHCRDGVMIPGMTSLPPDLDGPSGIGPEMFGGVGPTTSSSSTENSFIPSIKLHHVSLSSASLLVQIPRPYSKMYILTQYNHTFVSDVMNLKNTKEMITLNKLKQHTNYTFCVASIRNSQRYNHTCLQFSTRSQIQDEMLPTPSTATHYIMTIIGCLFGMLIVLGIVYYCLRKKRRREDKRKSICVKKTILEMRYGPEVAAAVANDPLAVHKLQEQSREHHQYQHHHGGKLPMSASSSSGMLHSANTSSSRLSSIPQVEKMATAFSEAIATSKGNYMDIRTGGAGMERVGDGGHGGMDLRDDDGTDVGDDSDDDGHGSASEISTIAMEVDKVNQIINNCIDALKLDAAAVAASGASTHPTACSNPTSPPPTSASSLTRGLIPLSQGVTEKCQVLTPNKIPSPPPLPSLNAPLSERPGISGGGFVITPPYRPPPPATDVCPIQRQMSADAAVVIVNAVKKQCSTTSCGSMSRDRESGGARVYSLDVPEPRSPDACNQQQQQYPDRHSPVGCGEPLERLPLVRSGSCCGGGGGGCDSGGVGAQHQENQKPHHYHQQQQIQQQQQLEVQQDYHCSEHRHSVPALYYEGSHQGSPAQKVSFLKPLTRSRRDAASYSQLSPARHHSSYSGYSSGPEYSSESSLRIWERFRPYRKGQRDEACYVSAGNALRKKVQFAKGEDLHDILDYWKGVSAQQKL, from the exons ATGCAGGGTGCTGCTACCACCTCCACTCTACTTTTTCTTATTCTCCCCTCCGTCctattcttctccttctttccccaAATGATCAATGGAGACTGCTGGCTCATTGAGGGGGACAAAGGCTATGTGTGGCTGGCTATCTGCAGTCAAAACCAGCCGCCGTACGAGACTATCCCCCAGCACATCAACAACACTGTCCATGACTTGCGATTGAATGAGAACAAGCTGAAAGCAGTGCTCTTCAGCTCCATGTATCGCTTCACGAACCTGACGGACCTCAACCTCACCAAGAATGACATCGGCTACGTCGAGGATGGAGCCTTTGCGGGACAAGCCAACCTACAG GTTCTTCAGCTGGGTTACAACAAGTTGACAAACTTAACTGAGGGTATGATGAGAGGGCTCGGCCGCTTGCAATGCCTCTTCCTCCAGCACAACCTCATTGAGGTTATTTctagcaatgcattctgggagtgcCCCAGTCTCAGCAGCATTGACCTGTCATCCAACAAACTTGGACGCATTGACCCGTCCACATTCACAGTTCTCAGCCGGCTGATGGTGTGTGAACTGGCAGCAAATCCATTCCATTGCGGCTGTGATCTGTACAGCTTCATCACCTGGTTGGATAGCttcaacaatgtaacacacacctACGATCGCCTCCAGTGTGAGACGCCCCGGGAGATGTTTGGCTACCCCTTACTAATCGCGGCTGGGCATGCTGGTCGGAATGCCAAAAACATCTTGTACCATCACTGCCGAGATGGAGTGATGATTCCTGGAATGACCTCTCTCCCACCAGATCTGGATGGTCCTTCCGGGATTGGACCTGAGATGTTTGGAGGTGTGGGGCCCACCACGTCTTCCTCATCAACTGAAAACAGCTTCATTCCCAGCATCaagctccatcatgtctctTTGTCATCAGCCTCTCTTCTCGTGCAAATTCCAAGGCCCTACAGCAAAATGTATATTCTAACACAATACAACCACACGTTTGTGTCCGATGTCATGAATTTGAAAAACACAAAGGAGATGATCACCCTTAACAAGCTCAAGCAACACACCAATTACACCTTCTGTGTAGCATCCATCCGGAACTCTCAACGTTACAACCACACCTGCCTTCAGTTTTCCACCCGCTCCCAAATTCAAGATGAAATGCTCCCCACACCTTCCACCGCGACTCACTATATAATGACCATTATCGGCTGCCTTTTTGGCATGCTCATTGTGTTAGGCATCGTCTACTATTGTCTACGTAAGAAACGGAGGCGTGAAGACAAGAGGAAGTCCATCTGCGTCAAGAAAACGATATTGGAAATGCGCTATGGACCAGAGGTAGCGGCAGCAGTGGCAAATGATCCATTGGCAGTCCACAAGCTTCAGGAGCAGTCCAGAGAGCATCACCAGTATCAGCACCATCACGGAGGCAAACTTCCCATGTCCGCATCCTCTAGCTCCGGAATGCTCCACTCAGCCAATACCAGTTCCTCCAGACTTTCTTCTATCCCGCAAGTGGAAAAGATGGCAACTGCATTTTCAGAGGCCATCGCTACAAGTAAAGGAAACTATATGGATATCAGAACTGGAGGGGCagggatggagagggtgggagatGGTGGGCATGGAGGGATGGATTTGAGGGACGATGATGGAACTGATGTTGGTGATGACTCCGATGATGACGGACATGGCTCAGCGTCAGAGATTTCCACTATTGCCATGGAGGTGGATAAGGTTAACCAGATAATTAACAACTGCATTGATGCTCTCAAACTGGATGCAGCAGCAGTTGCTGCTTCAGGGGCCTCTACTCACCCTACAGCCTGCTCTAatcccacctcccctcccccaaccaGCGCATCCTCCCTTACTCGTGGCCTAATCCCACTCTCCCAAGGGGTGACAGAGAAGTGCCAAGTCCTAACTCCGAACAAAATACCCTCTCCGCCTCCACTCCCTTCCTTGAATGCCCCTCTCTCTGAGCGCCCAGGGATCAGTGGTGGTGGCTTTGTCATCACACCCCCCTATAGGCCCCCTCCACCAGCCACAGACGTATGTCCCATTCAACGGCAAATGAGTGCAgatgcagctgtggttattgtaAATGCTGTCAAGAAACAGTGCAGCACCACGTCTTGTGGCTCTATGAGTCGGGATAGGGAAAGTGGAGGAGCACGGGTCTATAGCCTGGATGTTCCTGAGCCTCGGAGCCCAGATGCCTGTaatcaacaacagcagcagtacCCAGACCGGCACAGTCCTGTGGGCTGCGGTGAGCCCCTGGAGAGGCTGCCCTTAGTCAGGAGTGGGAGCTGCTGTggagggggtggtggtggttgcgacagtggtggtgttggtgccCAACATCAGGAAAACCAGAAGCCCCACCATTACCATCAACAGCAACaaatccagcagcagcagcagctagaGGTGCAGCAAGACTACCACTGCTCGGAGCACCGCCACTCCGTCCCAGCTCTATATTATGAAGGGTCCCACCAAGGCTCCCCAGCCCAGAAGGTTTCCTTCCTGAAGCCCCTGACACGCTCCCGCAGGGATGCGGCCTCTTACTCCCAGCTTTCGCCTGCCCGCCACCATTCCAGTTACTCTGGCTACTCCTCCGGCCCAGAGTACTCCTCAGAGAGCTCACTGCGGATCTGGGAGCGATTTCGTCCCTACCGAAAAGGTCAGCGCGATGAGGCTTGCTATGTGTCGGCCGGAAACGCCCTTCGAAAAAAGGTGCAGTTCGCTAAAGGCGAGGACCTGCATGACATCCTTGATTATTGGAAGGGGGTGTCAGCTCAGCAGAAGCTGTGA